A part of Spiribacter vilamensis genomic DNA contains:
- a CDS encoding GNAT family N-acetyltransferase, with product MTATDIAIMRDRDQIESLAEAWDQLARHPNADRRVFDLAIASHGKNSHPTLIALCGKDGATHALIVGREEPTAVEFRIGYTCLFRFSTTALNIVYGGILGEITAADASAILKAIDRNVRKTGVSLVKFSPLSIDSVLYRAIHTDIGTLRRQWKTDPYRHFALDLPAHFQDFLNTLSSKHRSSIRRYRKKIDGEFSEPVVISLYKGQDDIQALCEAIEKVAATTYQRGMGRGFFHNASWERRLEMEAQRNTLRLFIMYSGKTPLAFWLFVTRANVAHSVATGYKPSVSAFTPGTLILVDAVRTFIEEEFDTIDWGLGYADYKQRFSNRDWLEAEIGYGAPSPVGVSVNLVRSISILINRLLKRLFERFGMVAVIKKYLRQRLRPVAR from the coding sequence ATGACAGCAACTGACATCGCCATCATGCGAGATCGCGATCAGATCGAAAGTCTCGCAGAAGCCTGGGACCAGCTTGCTCGTCACCCGAACGCGGATCGACGTGTTTTCGACCTTGCGATCGCGTCGCATGGCAAGAATTCACATCCGACGTTGATCGCCCTATGCGGTAAGGACGGAGCGACCCATGCGCTGATTGTCGGTCGTGAGGAACCGACTGCCGTAGAGTTTCGGATCGGCTACACGTGCCTGTTCAGATTTAGCACCACTGCATTGAATATCGTATACGGTGGCATTCTCGGTGAGATCACAGCAGCCGATGCATCAGCCATACTGAAGGCAATTGATCGCAACGTTCGAAAGACAGGCGTATCGCTCGTCAAATTTTCACCGCTCTCAATCGATTCCGTTCTATACCGGGCGATCCACACGGACATCGGTACTCTAAGGAGACAATGGAAAACCGATCCTTATCGGCACTTTGCTCTTGATTTACCCGCCCATTTTCAGGATTTTCTTAACACACTCAGCTCGAAACATCGGTCCTCAATAAGACGCTACCGCAAGAAGATCGATGGCGAATTCTCCGAGCCTGTCGTTATCTCCCTATACAAAGGCCAGGACGACATTCAGGCACTTTGCGAGGCAATCGAGAAAGTCGCTGCTACCACGTACCAGCGGGGGATGGGCAGAGGCTTTTTTCATAACGCGTCCTGGGAGCGGCGACTCGAAATGGAGGCGCAGAGAAATACGCTTCGACTTTTCATTATGTACTCGGGTAAGACGCCACTGGCGTTCTGGCTCTTCGTAACCAGGGCAAACGTCGCGCATTCCGTCGCGACCGGTTACAAACCATCGGTCAGTGCATTCACCCCGGGGACACTGATTCTCGTTGATGCCGTTAGAACATTCATAGAGGAAGAATTCGATACTATCGACTGGGGCTTGGGGTATGCCGACTACAAGCAGCGTTTCTCAAACCGGGATTGGCTGGAGGCGGAAATCGGCTATGGCGCACCGAGCCCTGTCGGCGTCAGTGTTAACCTTGTGCGGTCAATCAGTATTCTGATCAACCGCCTGCTCAAAAGACTCTTCGAGCGTTTCGGAATGGTCGCGGTCATCAAGAAATACCTTCGCCAGCGCCTGCGACCGGTAGCGCGCTAG
- a CDS encoding asparagine synthase-related protein translates to MLHPIDFFRLPKQWLISSSEIGAPVGGRRETFSGLHIAAADSVPLVRILDAAGNDVGRLIGWVIDSAYLYCSDTTISLQVEESPESLYSRLAGRFVMVWRGSDGALRLREDSAGGLPAIYVPDAGVVGATVSVLDNVVNLPPDPDVEGIFSFPDRNGFLPFGLTPRRGAYRLMPNHVLDLDSFDVTRVWPNLNPQSHEPVVKHGKKEGVAEAAEILRRQVGAILSTGETIINLSGGYDSRLILAAAKGHTEYLRAETFGEKTSLDAHLARKLASRAGINHRVLAVVPSSPTEITEWLNRSGRMMCDAVTSMGGTVAKRAPAINSMSGTGADLIQGTPFQPSDIGAPIPTSERLLSEYYLPHHPILVEAGERWISDLARHPSMDASIMLDLTRIEQRHGCWAGSAVYGHPTPMPSLQPFGGQRLYEISLGLPRDYVVNRGFYRDLIGELWPELGEIPINRGAGFGRLRYWRKEISNALPGSAKHFIKRIAQK, encoded by the coding sequence GTGCTGCATCCCATAGATTTCTTCCGCTTGCCCAAGCAATGGTTGATTTCCAGCTCGGAGATCGGTGCGCCCGTGGGCGGTCGTCGAGAGACATTCTCTGGTCTGCATATCGCTGCTGCAGATTCAGTACCGCTCGTGCGAATCCTGGACGCTGCCGGAAATGACGTGGGCAGATTGATTGGGTGGGTGATTGACTCAGCGTACCTGTACTGCAGCGATACAACGATTAGCCTGCAGGTTGAGGAATCACCCGAATCACTCTATTCCCGCCTTGCAGGCCGATTTGTCATGGTCTGGCGAGGTTCAGATGGGGCATTAAGGCTCAGAGAGGATAGTGCCGGTGGTTTACCGGCGATATATGTTCCGGATGCTGGCGTGGTCGGGGCAACCGTGAGCGTGCTGGACAATGTGGTTAATCTTCCCCCGGATCCGGACGTCGAGGGAATTTTCTCGTTTCCCGATCGTAATGGATTCCTACCGTTTGGCCTGACGCCGCGGAGGGGGGCTTATCGGCTAATGCCTAATCACGTGCTGGATCTGGACAGCTTCGATGTTACGAGGGTATGGCCTAACCTGAATCCACAAAGCCATGAGCCAGTCGTTAAACACGGAAAAAAGGAAGGGGTAGCAGAAGCGGCTGAGATTTTACGACGTCAGGTCGGCGCGATCCTGTCCACCGGTGAGACCATCATTAATCTCAGCGGTGGGTACGATTCGCGATTGATCCTCGCGGCCGCAAAGGGGCATACGGAATACCTGCGAGCTGAGACGTTTGGAGAAAAGACGTCTTTGGACGCTCATCTGGCCCGTAAGCTTGCGAGCCGGGCAGGGATTAACCACCGCGTTCTGGCGGTTGTTCCCTCGAGTCCCACCGAAATCACGGAATGGCTCAACCGCTCCGGGCGGATGATGTGCGATGCTGTTACTAGTATGGGCGGGACGGTGGCGAAGCGCGCTCCGGCGATAAACTCCATGAGCGGGACCGGTGCAGATTTAATACAAGGCACGCCGTTCCAGCCCTCAGATATCGGAGCACCTATTCCGACAAGTGAGCGGCTTCTCAGTGAATACTATCTACCTCACCATCCGATACTCGTTGAAGCAGGCGAGCGGTGGATCAGTGACCTTGCCAGGCATCCGTCAATGGACGCATCAATAATGCTGGACCTTACAAGGATCGAGCAACGGCATGGATGTTGGGCAGGATCGGCCGTTTATGGTCATCCAACGCCTATGCCTTCGCTCCAACCGTTTGGTGGGCAAAGATTATACGAGATAAGCCTTGGGTTGCCGCGAGACTATGTAGTGAACAGGGGCTTTTACCGAGACCTTATTGGAGAGTTGTGGCCCGAGCTTGGAGAGATCCCGATTAACCGTGGCGCCGGTTTCGGACGTCTTCGGTATTGGAGAAAAGAAATAAGCAACGCGCTACCGGGTAGCGCGAAGCATTTTATTAAAAGGATTGCACAGAAATAA
- a CDS encoding TIGR03016 family PEP-CTERM system-associated outer membrane protein gives MARSADPVLWLWSARWSRIVTRTAAVVVLIVSIQPAVGQSLDGCGLPLPGGADRDSGLGERTIQNRQGQRFLLAPSLTARHTTTDNVALTPDGEKESSNVSEIVPAFTFCQNRPGLRTQIDYRAELLYYSDDTNRNDVRHQLNASNTAELADNTAFLDLDAQFDQRPLSVSEAFGGNRGLDTGNTEDVLDLRASPYINQDLGPAGSMQARYAFETTDHEERKDRDTDRHIGSVRLASPAAADPVSWLGSIRSERIERDESSASDETSYLDNAFVELGYRVRGRLTLTARSGLETENLPDGGYDRFGSEYWEAGGRWSNDRTRIEARFGKRFFDDTYFAAINHRAGRITGNLSYQEVQDVRADEDNPEPDVALSKRLNASASYEKGRSTVTVNVFDDRADFIRSGEERDRIGVDTRWRWQFQPRTTLTPSLDWQQLDDRNGIDNDIYGARISLTRLLSPEMQAGVTLRREERDSDDPSVEYRENAITLEITRVF, from the coding sequence ATGGCGAGGAGCGCTGATCCCGTGTTGTGGTTATGGTCTGCGCGATGGTCGCGCATTGTCACGCGAACGGCCGCCGTGGTGGTGCTTATCGTAAGCATCCAGCCCGCCGTCGGTCAGAGTCTGGATGGCTGCGGTCTGCCACTGCCGGGCGGCGCCGATCGCGACAGTGGCCTCGGGGAGCGCACCATCCAGAATCGGCAGGGCCAGCGCTTTTTGCTGGCCCCGTCGCTCACGGCCCGGCACACCACGACAGATAACGTCGCGCTGACACCGGATGGCGAGAAAGAGTCGAGCAATGTCAGCGAGATCGTTCCGGCCTTTACGTTTTGCCAGAACCGACCAGGCCTTCGCACGCAGATCGACTACCGCGCCGAGCTGCTTTATTACAGCGATGACACCAACCGTAACGACGTCCGTCACCAGTTGAACGCCTCCAACACGGCAGAACTGGCCGACAACACGGCGTTCCTGGACCTGGATGCCCAGTTCGACCAGCGCCCCCTGTCGGTTAGCGAGGCCTTCGGCGGAAACCGCGGTCTGGACACCGGCAACACGGAAGATGTGCTCGATCTGCGCGCCAGTCCCTACATTAATCAGGATCTCGGGCCCGCGGGCAGCATGCAGGCCCGGTATGCCTTCGAGACCACGGACCATGAAGAGCGCAAGGATCGAGACACGGACCGCCATATCGGGAGCGTACGCCTGGCAAGTCCCGCAGCGGCCGACCCGGTCTCGTGGCTCGGGAGTATTCGAAGCGAGCGGATTGAACGGGATGAAAGCAGTGCGTCCGACGAGACCAGCTATCTCGATAATGCCTTCGTTGAGCTCGGCTATCGCGTCCGTGGGCGTCTGACACTTACTGCCCGCAGCGGTCTGGAGACCGAGAATCTTCCGGATGGCGGGTACGACCGCTTTGGCAGCGAATACTGGGAAGCCGGTGGCCGTTGGAGCAATGATCGTACCCGCATCGAGGCACGGTTCGGCAAGCGATTCTTCGATGACACGTACTTTGCCGCCATCAACCATCGCGCCGGGCGCATCACCGGAAACCTCAGCTACCAGGAAGTACAGGACGTCCGCGCCGACGAGGATAACCCTGAACCTGATGTCGCCCTCAGTAAGCGGCTCAACGCCTCAGCCAGCTACGAAAAAGGTCGCTCGACGGTCACCGTCAACGTGTTCGACGACCGCGCCGATTTTATTCGCAGCGGCGAGGAACGCGACCGGATCGGCGTTGATACCCGCTGGCGATGGCAGTTCCAGCCCCGAACCACGCTTACCCCGAGCCTCGACTGGCAACAACTCGACGACCGCAACGGGATCGATAATGACATTTACGGCGCCCGGATCAGCCTGACGCGGCTGTTAAGCCCGGAGATGCAGGCGGGCGTTACTTTGCGCCGCGAGGAACGTGATTCGGACGATCCGAGCGTCGAATACAGAGAAAATGCGATTACGTTGGAGATTACTCGGGTTTTCTAG
- a CDS encoding XrtA system polysaccharide chain length determinant, giving the protein MREFVKYLLGELRGTWRFRWYGLLIAWVVSLAGAASVLTMPDEYRVTARVQLDTQSMLRPLLQDLAVEPNLGIRMRALTATLLRRENVERIATENDLLLTASTPAQEERILERLEQEILIQGMRDSPIYQIGYTANGASQAKGVVQSTLDILTEEAMGVTMSDARSATSFLEEQVDDYEQRLRAAEERLAEFRRANVGMLPNQGGGDFYQRLNRTEEEIENLESDLETAERRRRSLREQIVRLESNPSQRIEQSPRFQQLSEDLRTSQQRLDELLLRYTAEHPDVQTLEDRIERQRQRREALETEDPPDRARTDNRDSLVYQEFQLRLNDLESEIASIRTRLEQRQERRGELLTKVDEITEVEKRLTDLTRNYQSTQQRYQTLISRLQTAQMTTAADRSAGQMSIRLVDPPRTPEEPDGPPRALFMTAVAPVGLGMGGAFAFLLHLVRPVFQSRERLAEISGRPVLGSVSLVLTRRQRQVKTGAIAVFGLATLMLVAAAVGGAIYVDMGVEQFQNLIRRVNL; this is encoded by the coding sequence ATGCGCGAGTTCGTCAAATACCTCCTCGGGGAGTTACGCGGTACCTGGAGATTTCGCTGGTATGGCCTGCTCATTGCGTGGGTCGTTTCGCTCGCCGGCGCGGCATCGGTTCTGACCATGCCGGACGAGTATCGGGTCACCGCCCGGGTACAGCTCGATACCCAGTCGATGCTCCGGCCACTGCTCCAGGATCTGGCCGTTGAACCTAACCTCGGGATACGCATGCGAGCGCTCACCGCAACGCTGTTGCGCCGGGAGAATGTCGAGCGGATTGCCACCGAGAATGATCTCCTTCTCACCGCCTCCACGCCTGCACAGGAAGAACGCATTCTCGAGCGCCTGGAGCAGGAAATCCTCATCCAGGGGATGAGGGATAGCCCGATCTACCAGATTGGTTACACCGCCAACGGCGCTAGCCAGGCCAAGGGGGTGGTTCAATCGACCCTCGACATCCTTACCGAGGAGGCAATGGGCGTCACCATGAGTGATGCCAGGTCTGCTACTTCCTTCCTCGAGGAACAGGTTGACGATTACGAGCAGCGACTCCGCGCGGCTGAGGAGCGTCTGGCGGAATTTCGGCGCGCCAATGTAGGAATGTTGCCCAACCAGGGTGGGGGCGACTTCTACCAACGCCTCAATCGAACCGAAGAAGAGATCGAGAACCTCGAGTCGGATCTGGAGACGGCCGAACGGCGGCGACGGAGTTTGCGTGAACAGATTGTCCGCCTCGAATCCAATCCGTCACAGAGGATTGAGCAATCACCGCGCTTCCAGCAACTCAGTGAGGATTTGCGAACAAGTCAGCAGCGGCTCGATGAACTGCTCCTGCGCTACACCGCGGAGCATCCGGATGTCCAGACTCTCGAGGACCGAATCGAGCGGCAGCGACAGCGCCGTGAGGCGCTGGAAACCGAGGATCCACCTGACCGGGCGAGAACGGACAATCGGGATAGCCTCGTCTACCAGGAGTTTCAACTGCGCCTCAATGACCTCGAATCGGAGATCGCCAGTATCCGGACGCGTCTTGAGCAAAGACAGGAACGCCGCGGAGAACTCCTCACGAAAGTTGACGAGATTACGGAAGTCGAGAAACGCCTGACCGATCTGACCCGTAACTACCAGTCGACACAGCAGCGCTACCAGACACTGATTAGCCGGCTGCAGACCGCGCAAATGACAACGGCGGCGGACCGGTCAGCCGGTCAGATGAGCATCCGCCTGGTCGACCCGCCGCGAACGCCGGAAGAGCCTGATGGCCCGCCCCGGGCATTGTTCATGACGGCCGTCGCGCCGGTGGGACTTGGCATGGGCGGCGCGTTTGCCTTTCTGCTCCACCTTGTTCGCCCCGTATTCCAGAGCCGTGAAAGGCTTGCGGAAATCAGTGGGCGCCCCGTGCTCGGATCGGTCAGCCTCGTCCTGACGCGCCGTCAGCGCCAGGTCAAGACCGGGGCCATCGCGGTGTTCGGCCTCGCGACGCTGATGCTGGTCGCCGCCGCGGTTGGCGGCGCGATATATGTGGATATGGGCGTCGAGCAGTTCCAGAACCTCATTCGGAGAGTGAATCTTTGA
- a CDS encoding XrtA/PEP-CTERM system exopolysaccharide export protein: MTAVFRTLVIGLTVSLVVGCSGTSGRGSATPDDGNIETPAYVIGAGDQLQINVRNSPDLSVGLPVRPDGRISIPMVRDIQAAGRTTSELADALEDELSEVILNPIVTVIASGFVGTYADRIRIIGQATQPQALAYRRGMTVLDAIIQVGGLTEFAAGNRAKIIRRDKSANEEIIVRLDDLVNEGDLSQNYNLQSGDVLVIPESLF; this comes from the coding sequence ATGACGGCAGTTTTTCGCACACTGGTTATCGGACTCACGGTGAGCCTGGTTGTTGGTTGTAGTGGCACCAGCGGACGCGGCTCGGCAACACCGGATGATGGAAATATCGAAACGCCGGCCTACGTGATCGGGGCCGGGGATCAGCTCCAGATCAACGTGCGTAACAGCCCGGATCTCTCTGTCGGCCTGCCCGTCCGGCCCGATGGCCGGATTTCGATACCCATGGTGCGCGATATCCAGGCGGCGGGCCGCACCACGTCGGAGCTCGCCGATGCGCTGGAGGACGAGCTCTCCGAGGTCATTCTCAACCCCATCGTGACGGTCATTGCATCCGGCTTCGTGGGCACCTATGCCGACCGGATTCGCATCATTGGACAGGCAACACAGCCACAGGCGCTGGCCTACCGGCGGGGCATGACAGTGCTCGATGCCATTATCCAGGTCGGTGGCTTGACCGAATTCGCGGCCGGTAACCGCGCCAAAATTATTCGGCGCGATAAAAGCGCAAACGAGGAAATCATCGTTCGGCTCGACGACCTCGTGAACGAGGGCGATCTCAGTCAGAACTACAACCTCCAGTCGGGGGATGTCCTCGTGATTCCGGAGTCGTTGTTCTAG